CGACATGGAAAGCCATCGGTGAAGCAGTGGTTCGAGCGCATGGGCCGTGTTTTCCCGAAACTTCACATAGATATCGAGCAGCTCGAGGTGACGGGTTGGCCATGGAACACCACGGTGTTCGTCAAGTGGCGGGCCAACGCGAGGCTACTTGATGGCCAAAGCTCGTATGTGAACAGGGGCGTCCACGTCTTCAAGTTGCGATGGGGCAAGGTTTATTCGATTGAGGAATACTTCGACTCGCAGGCTGCAGAACGAAGCCTCGCTATCCTAGCTCGTGCCGGTTTGGATGAAGCTGCGGCTGGGCCAATCGTGAGCTAACGCCGATCATTCGTGTGATGCCGCCATCGGCGCACAGATCCCCTTCTCCGGTTGCCGCGGGCGCGGTTGTCCTTCGAATTCCAGCGCCAGGCGGCACCGATCTCGACGCATGAGAAGATCACACGCAGGTCTGGCGCCTTATCACTGGTGGAGGCGGGATCGCTGGAGACGATGCGCACTTTGGCATCGGACAGCTTCGTCAAGAACGAACCAGAACAAGGATAGGTCATGGCAGAGCGAAATGCGGATCAGGTCATCGACTGGAAAGGCCAAAGCGGGGAGCGCTGGGTCGTCCACGAGGCCCGGCTCGATGCCAGGCTGGCGGTGTTCGGTCAGGCCGCGATCGAAGCCGCCGCGCCCGCGGCGGGCGA
The nucleotide sequence above comes from Bradyrhizobium sp. NDS-1. Encoded proteins:
- a CDS encoding nuclear transport factor 2 family protein, which codes for MVYSLIVEKEIRRSFDHVNNQRWEDAAKGLTPNAYHWVAGDHALGGERHGKPSVKQWFERMGRVFPKLHIDIEQLEVTGWPWNTTVFVKWRANARLLDGQSSYVNRGVHVFKLRWGKVYSIEEYFDSQAAERSLAILARAGLDEAAAGPIVS
- a CDS encoding DUF736 family protein — translated: MTYPCSGSFLTKLSDAKVRIVSSDPASTSDKAPDLRVIFSCVEIGAAWRWNSKDNRARGNRRRGSVRRWRHHTNDRR